In Alteromonas naphthalenivorans, one DNA window encodes the following:
- a CDS encoding xanthine dehydrogenase family protein molybdopterin-binding subunit, with protein sequence MKIDTSKNVLGKPKNRVDGVLKVTGHARYAAEQQFDEKALVGWLVSSDTAVGEITHLSTEKAEKAEGVHAVLTYKNAGPLKPFSKPASESRFTQSRAVLNEPHIRHFGAPVALVIADTLEQARYAASLVEYTIDAKSPDLLLSSEQATTVPDSLDGGFEADVESGNREHDKKAVEIEADYTTPSQISAAMEPHATIANFDGEKLSVYTSVQIIASAVEALAVTFELDEENIEVKSPFIGGGFGSKLGLHYDAVLACLGARYLKRPVKVVLSRRQVFYNAPHRGHSFQQMHLSCDSDGLIGDIEHHSAMPKAKGYEFAEATGAGARVTYAAEFINSTHRIKDADTPLIDSTRSPGDAIGSLAFESAIDELALKAGIDPLTFRIKNLPEVHPVSGKRFTTHRLGDCLQEGAQKFGWQHKPAPKPGKLIGHGVASAMRMNVLVPSAASISLDSNGKLTVRSDMTDIGTGSYTILAQIAAGAFHSQLDSVDVQLGDSSLPPSCGSGGSFGAASTGSALMKACESLKKSLKKALRQKLPNLTPECELVLEGNTLVVYETDVDTHTKTDVDTHTNSSEPQRFLLSELIDKDDFPLTEVGEVSEDDTSEDEQYSCGAHFVEVEVDTHTGEVRLKRQYGIFSAGKILNEKTASSQIKGGMVWGAGYALTEAIHHHTDSASFINPDFGEYHIAVNRDIAEVTLDFLETPDYEASPIGAKGIGELGITGAGAAITNAIADATGVRIREFPITMDKVMEGLQNK encoded by the coding sequence ATGAAAATTGATACTTCGAAAAACGTATTAGGAAAGCCGAAAAATCGCGTAGACGGTGTTTTAAAAGTAACTGGACACGCACGCTACGCAGCCGAGCAGCAGTTCGATGAAAAAGCGTTAGTGGGGTGGCTGGTATCTTCTGACACTGCCGTAGGAGAAATTACTCATTTATCGACAGAGAAAGCTGAAAAGGCAGAGGGCGTGCATGCTGTACTAACCTATAAAAATGCTGGACCGCTTAAGCCATTCAGTAAGCCCGCAAGCGAAAGCCGTTTTACGCAGAGTAGGGCTGTACTAAACGAGCCTCATATTCGTCATTTCGGTGCGCCAGTTGCTTTAGTCATTGCCGATACATTGGAGCAAGCCCGTTATGCTGCAAGCTTGGTTGAGTATACGATTGATGCTAAAAGTCCAGATTTGCTTCTATCTTCAGAGCAGGCCACTACCGTGCCTGATTCCCTTGATGGCGGATTTGAAGCTGATGTCGAAAGTGGAAATAGAGAACATGATAAAAAGGCAGTGGAGATAGAGGCTGACTATACCACCCCCTCTCAAATATCCGCGGCTATGGAGCCACATGCAACCATTGCAAACTTTGATGGCGAAAAGCTAAGCGTGTATACCAGCGTGCAAATTATTGCTTCGGCAGTGGAAGCGTTAGCGGTTACTTTCGAATTAGATGAAGAGAACATTGAGGTGAAAAGCCCCTTTATTGGGGGAGGTTTTGGTTCAAAACTAGGTTTGCATTACGATGCCGTATTGGCCTGTTTAGGGGCGCGATATTTGAAGCGACCGGTGAAGGTTGTTCTAAGCAGACGCCAGGTATTTTACAATGCGCCTCATAGAGGACATAGTTTTCAGCAGATGCATTTGAGTTGCGACAGTGATGGTCTGATAGGTGATATTGAACATCATAGTGCTATGCCGAAAGCAAAAGGTTACGAGTTTGCCGAGGCTACTGGAGCGGGAGCACGTGTAACGTACGCTGCAGAATTTATAAACAGTACCCATAGAATAAAGGATGCAGACACCCCGCTTATCGATTCTACACGTTCGCCTGGTGATGCCATTGGCTCGCTGGCGTTTGAATCGGCCATAGATGAACTAGCCCTAAAAGCGGGGATAGATCCGCTTACCTTTCGAATTAAAAACCTACCTGAAGTTCACCCTGTTAGCGGTAAGCGCTTTACCACCCATAGGCTTGGCGACTGCTTGCAAGAAGGAGCACAGAAGTTTGGGTGGCAACATAAACCAGCGCCCAAGCCTGGGAAATTAATAGGCCACGGTGTAGCGAGTGCTATGCGTATGAACGTTCTGGTACCCAGTGCAGCCAGCATAAGCCTCGACAGCAACGGAAAGCTTACGGTGCGTTCGGATATGACAGATATCGGAACGGGATCTTACACCATATTGGCGCAGATAGCGGCAGGCGCATTCCATTCACAGCTTGATAGTGTAGATGTACAACTGGGTGATAGCAGCTTGCCACCATCCTGTGGTTCTGGGGGCTCTTTCGGCGCGGCAAGTACAGGCTCAGCATTAATGAAGGCCTGCGAGTCGTTGAAGAAATCGTTGAAGAAAGCACTCAGACAAAAGTTGCCAAACCTTACGCCGGAATGTGAATTGGTGTTAGAAGGCAACACGCTGGTGGTTTATGAAACAGATGTGGACACCCACACTAAAACAGATGTGGACACCCACACTAATAGTAGCGAGCCACAGCGTTTTCTTTTAAGTGAGCTTATCGATAAGGATGACTTTCCTTTAACGGAAGTAGGTGAAGTGAGCGAAGACGACACCAGTGAAGACGAGCAATACTCTTGTGGCGCGCATTTCGTAGAAGTGGAAGTGGACACCCACACAGGTGAAGTGCGACTGAAAAGACAATATGGTATTTTTTCAGCAGGTAAAATCCTTAATGAAAAAACGGCGTCTTCGCAAATTAAAGGCGGGATGGTATGGGGGGCAGGGTATGCACTTACCGAAGCCATTCATCATCACACTGATTCGGCCAGTTTTATCAATCCTGACTTCGGTGAATATCATATTGCGGTAAACCGCGATATTGCTGAGGTCACGTTAGATTTCCTAGAAACGCCAGATTATGAAGCATCTCCTATTGGCGCCAAAGGTATTGGCGAACTTGGTATTACAGGCGCTGGAGCCGCTATTACCAATGCGATTGCAGATGCAACAGGCGTGCGAATTCGGGAATTTCCAATCACAATGGATAAGGTGATGGAAGGACTGCAAAATAAGTGA
- a CDS encoding transposase, which yields MPRPRKSLICLQDTPYYHCISRCVRRAFLCGEDHYSKKSYEHRRQWVEARLIKLGSIFAINVCAYAVMSNHTHVVLHVDRDEALSWTTHEVLKRWHTLHKGTNLTRQYMQAEQRSLLSDAQIESVIATANIYRQRLHDISWFMRLLNEFIARLANKEDECTGRFWEGRFKSQSLLDEAALAACMAYVDLNPLRVGLSETPEQSDFTSIKKRVAAAKIGKQPQYLQPFSGSGNVVKGLPFLLHDYLELVDKLGRKIRSDQNGYISNIHSPILDRTGLQNIDWEGMCQGIETQFSSSISLSIAIRRQKILETA from the coding sequence ATGCCGCGCCCTCGAAAATCGCTCATCTGCTTACAAGATACCCCTTACTACCATTGTATTTCTCGGTGCGTACGCAGAGCGTTCCTGTGTGGTGAAGACCATTACAGCAAAAAGAGCTACGAGCATCGCCGTCAGTGGGTTGAAGCCAGGCTAATCAAACTAGGCAGCATATTCGCTATTAATGTTTGCGCCTATGCAGTGATGAGCAACCACACACACGTCGTTCTGCATGTTGACAGAGATGAAGCCTTATCGTGGACTACTCACGAAGTATTGAAACGATGGCATACGCTTCACAAAGGCACAAACTTAACCCGTCAATATATGCAAGCTGAACAGCGTAGCTTGCTTTCAGACGCCCAAATAGAATCCGTAATAGCAACTGCAAATATATATCGTCAAAGGTTGCACGATATCAGTTGGTTTATGCGGCTTTTAAATGAGTTTATTGCGCGTTTAGCAAACAAAGAAGACGAATGTACCGGACGTTTTTGGGAGGGGCGGTTTAAATCTCAATCATTACTTGATGAAGCCGCCTTGGCCGCCTGCATGGCCTATGTGGATTTAAATCCATTGCGCGTAGGTTTATCAGAAACTCCAGAACAATCTGACTTCACCAGTATCAAAAAAAGAGTTGCTGCAGCTAAGATTGGAAAGCAACCTCAGTATTTACAACCTTTTTCTGGTAGCGGAAATGTAGTTAAAGGGCTTCCTTTTCTTCTCCATGATTACCTAGAGCTCGTCGATAAATTGGGAAGAAAAATCCGTTCTGATCAGAATGGCTATATTTCCAATATTCACTCGCCTATTCTTGATCGCACTGGTCTACAAAATATAGACTGGGAAGGCATGTGCCAAGGAATTGAAACACAGTTTTCATCGTCAATTAGCCTTTCAATAGCTATACGGAGACAGAAGATACTGGAAACCGCCTAA
- a CDS encoding OB-fold-containig protein: MLDILLSDANFWFSIALATVAILFIIEIVGLVFGISMVGLLDDMPNSNIDVESSSILSFGSWLNLDRVPLLIWLVVLLTIFGLLGFVTNFATQSIANITLPVWVTLPFSAIVGTLLTSKVSVIIAVVIPKFQTSAIQNDDFIGAVAHITIGIASKGNPAEAKFTDDYSQPHYVLVEPFEDNELFKQGERVILVKKTTHSWLATRYQ; the protein is encoded by the coding sequence ATGTTAGATATTTTGCTGAGCGATGCGAATTTTTGGTTTAGTATCGCGTTAGCCACGGTAGCCATTCTATTTATTATAGAAATTGTGGGGCTTGTTTTTGGCATAAGCATGGTTGGTTTGCTTGACGATATGCCTAACTCAAATATTGATGTAGAAAGTAGTTCTATTCTTAGTTTTGGGAGCTGGCTCAATTTAGATAGAGTCCCGCTACTAATATGGCTGGTGGTACTTTTAACCATTTTCGGTTTACTTGGGTTTGTGACTAATTTCGCCACCCAATCTATTGCTAATATCACCCTACCCGTTTGGGTAACGCTCCCTTTTTCCGCGATTGTCGGTACCCTACTCACATCGAAAGTCAGTGTGATAATTGCGGTTGTTATTCCGAAATTTCAAACTTCTGCTATTCAAAACGACGACTTCATAGGTGCGGTAGCACATATAACTATTGGGATTGCATCGAAGGGAAATCCTGCTGAAGCTAAATTCACCGATGATTATTCACAGCCCCACTATGTTTTAGTCGAACCTTTTGAAGACAATGAACTCTTCAAACAAGGTGAGCGCGTTATCCTTGTTAAGAAAACCACCCACAGCTGGTTAGCCACCCGTTATCAATAA
- a CDS encoding alkaline phosphatase: MKLFKLSIVALAVAGLTACSLEGDDGNDGAAGVDGSNGLNSLTVQTALAVGDTNCPNSGVQFDSGLDTNADGTLGSDEITDTSYVCSLGSSEVATGELLITLNNDWFIAASAEVENNKQVWMDATGTSASISNANIEVAQVADDEELQAMVADLRGKAKNVILFVGDGMGISTITAARILDGQLKGLDGEENQLSFGKFPFSGLSKTYNVDAQTPDSAGTMTAMISGVKTDVGVIGVDEDIERGECSTVAGNELVTALELAEIAGKSTGIISTARITHATPAATYAKSADRNWEDVSDMPEDAVTAGCPDIADQLVNFEANLEANYEGLDVDGLEVVMGGGRRHFLPNDAAFNSVDAASEVEGDRTDGRDLTAEWQNMYENGVYIVDQSGFDGLDTETTERVFGLFNESHMQYEADRSNDIAGEPSVAEMTEAAINILDNNDEGFFLMVESGRIDHAHHAGNAYGALYDTLAFADAVAMADELTNDEDTLIIVTADHGHVFTIAGYPKRGNPILGKVVNVGADEAATASDGTPYTTLGYTNGLGFRNLGDETNSDAGYATAYDTGRKDLTDIDTTTPGYHQEALVPMGSETHSGEDVSIHAKGPGAFLVNGTNEQSVIFHIMDFAGDFVTQADAVVE; the protein is encoded by the coding sequence ATGAAACTTTTTAAATTGAGTATTGTTGCATTAGCAGTTGCCGGCCTAACCGCCTGCTCTCTTGAAGGCGATGACGGAAACGATGGCGCAGCAGGCGTTGATGGTTCAAACGGTCTTAACAGCTTAACCGTGCAAACAGCGTTAGCAGTAGGCGATACCAACTGCCCGAATAGCGGTGTACAGTTTGATTCTGGCCTAGACACCAATGCAGATGGCACCTTAGGTAGCGACGAGATTACCGACACAAGCTACGTTTGTTCTCTAGGCAGCTCTGAAGTTGCAACCGGTGAGCTACTTATTACTTTAAACAACGACTGGTTTATAGCCGCCAGTGCAGAAGTGGAAAACAACAAGCAAGTGTGGATGGATGCTACCGGCACCTCAGCCAGCATATCTAACGCTAACATTGAAGTAGCTCAAGTAGCTGACGATGAAGAATTACAGGCTATGGTAGCCGACCTTCGCGGTAAAGCGAAAAACGTGATTCTATTCGTTGGTGATGGCATGGGCATTTCAACCATCACAGCCGCACGAATTCTAGATGGCCAATTGAAAGGGCTTGATGGCGAAGAAAACCAGCTTAGCTTTGGTAAATTCCCATTCTCTGGATTGTCTAAAACGTATAACGTTGATGCACAAACTCCAGACTCTGCTGGCACCATGACAGCCATGATTAGCGGTGTAAAAACCGATGTGGGTGTTATTGGCGTTGATGAAGATATTGAGCGCGGCGAATGCAGTACGGTTGCTGGCAACGAACTCGTGACCGCATTAGAACTTGCAGAAATAGCGGGTAAATCTACCGGTATTATCTCTACTGCTCGCATTACTCATGCTACACCAGCCGCTACCTACGCCAAGTCGGCCGATCGCAACTGGGAAGATGTATCTGATATGCCTGAAGATGCGGTTACTGCTGGCTGCCCTGATATAGCCGATCAGCTAGTAAACTTCGAAGCTAATTTAGAAGCTAACTATGAAGGCTTAGACGTGGATGGCTTGGAAGTAGTAATGGGCGGCGGCCGCCGCCACTTTCTTCCCAACGATGCTGCGTTTAATAGTGTAGATGCTGCAAGCGAAGTTGAAGGTGATAGAACGGATGGTCGAGACCTTACAGCGGAATGGCAGAATATGTATGAAAATGGTGTTTATATCGTCGACCAATCTGGTTTTGACGGCTTAGACACCGAAACGACCGAACGCGTATTTGGTTTGTTTAATGAATCGCACATGCAGTATGAAGCTGATCGCAGCAACGATATTGCTGGTGAGCCTTCGGTGGCAGAAATGACTGAAGCGGCTATCAATATTCTTGATAATAACGATGAAGGCTTCTTCCTTATGGTTGAATCGGGTCGTATTGACCATGCTCACCATGCTGGAAATGCTTATGGCGCTTTATACGATACCTTAGCCTTTGCTGACGCTGTTGCCATGGCTGACGAACTGACTAACGATGAAGATACACTCATTATTGTTACTGCTGACCATGGCCATGTATTTACCATTGCCGGCTACCCTAAACGTGGTAATCCCATATTAGGTAAAGTGGTAAATGTTGGCGCTGACGAAGCCGCTACAGCGTCTGATGGTACACCCTATACCACGTTGGGTTACACCAATGGTCTTGGCTTCAGAAACCTTGGAGACGAAACCAATTCAGATGCGGGTTACGCTACAGCGTACGATACTGGTCGCAAAGACCTTACTGATATCGACACTACTACCCCGGGTTATCACCAAGAAGCGTTAGTTCCTATGGGCTCAGAAACTCACTCAGGAGAAGACGTGAGTATTCATGCTAAGGGCCCTGGCGCTTTCTTAGTAAATGGCACAAACGAACAAAGCGTAATCTTCCATATTATGGACTTCGCGGGTGACTTCGTTACCCAAGCAGACGCCGTAGTGGAATAA
- a CDS encoding alkaline phosphatase, translating to MNRTWKTKLSALALVASSGLQAAVLPEHQTDNAWYSDAQSKLTEKLVTNNQFKAKNVILFVGDGMGVSTLTSARIHKGQLEGGLGEEGYLAFETFPHTALVKTYNVDAQTPDSAGTMTAMMSGLKTDVGVIGVDEDIERGECATVAGNEVITALELAEIKGLATGIISTARITHATPAATYAKSADRNWEDISDMPEEAAAAGCIDIADQLVNFESFLEGRYTGVDVDGIEVVMGGGRRHFLPNDASFNSADAVSEVEGDRTDDRDLTEEWQQMYENGVYVVDQAGFDTLDTESTERVFALFNESHMQYEADRANDVAGEPSIAEMTEAAVNILDNNDTGFFLMVESGRIDHAHHAGNAAGALTDTLAFEAAVMAAYENTDPSETLILVTADHGHVFTIAGYPKRGNPILGKVVNVGAEEPATASDGTPYTTLGYTNGLGFRDLGTETDSDEGYNYDNAAGRVDLTNVDTTTAGYHQEALIPLGSETHSGEDIALHATGPGSQLAQGVIEQNVVFHLINQALGLINE from the coding sequence ATGAATCGTACTTGGAAAACGAAGCTTAGTGCTCTTGCACTGGTTGCTTCATCTGGTTTGCAAGCAGCTGTTTTACCCGAACACCAAACAGATAACGCATGGTATTCAGATGCGCAAAGCAAACTTACTGAAAAACTAGTGACAAACAACCAGTTCAAAGCCAAAAACGTGATTTTGTTTGTAGGCGACGGAATGGGGGTTTCTACGCTAACTTCTGCGCGCATCCACAAAGGGCAGCTTGAAGGCGGGTTGGGCGAAGAAGGTTACTTGGCATTTGAAACCTTCCCTCACACAGCGTTGGTTAAAACCTACAATGTTGATGCACAAACTCCAGATTCAGCAGGTACGATGACAGCGATGATGTCAGGCCTAAAAACGGATGTGGGTGTTATTGGCGTTGACGAAGATATTGAACGCGGTGAATGCGCTACCGTTGCTGGCAATGAAGTTATTACTGCACTTGAACTTGCTGAAATTAAAGGTTTAGCGACTGGTATTATCTCTACTGCACGTATTACACACGCTACGCCTGCAGCCACTTACGCTAAATCAGCTGACCGTAACTGGGAAGATATTTCAGATATGCCAGAAGAGGCTGCTGCGGCAGGCTGTATTGATATTGCCGATCAGTTAGTCAATTTTGAAAGCTTCCTTGAAGGCCGGTACACAGGTGTTGATGTAGACGGTATTGAAGTGGTAATGGGGGGCGGCCGTCGTCACTTCTTACCTAATGACGCGTCTTTTAATAGCGCTGATGCGGTTAGCGAAGTAGAAGGCGATCGTACAGACGATCGTGACCTTACCGAGGAATGGCAGCAGATGTATGAAAATGGTGTCTATGTTGTTGACCAAGCAGGCTTCGACACTTTAGATACTGAATCGACTGAACGGGTTTTTGCTTTGTTCAACGAGTCACACATGCAATACGAAGCAGACCGCGCCAATGACGTAGCGGGCGAGCCATCTATTGCTGAAATGACCGAAGCTGCGGTAAACATCTTAGATAACAACGACACTGGTTTCTTCTTAATGGTTGAGTCAGGCCGAATTGATCATGCCCACCACGCTGGTAATGCAGCCGGTGCACTTACAGACACTTTGGCGTTTGAAGCCGCTGTTATGGCCGCTTATGAAAACACAGATCCATCTGAAACACTTATCTTAGTTACAGCTGATCACGGCCACGTATTTACTATTGCAGGCTACCCAAAACGCGGTAATCCCATTTTAGGTAAAGTGGTTAATGTTGGAGCAGAAGAACCTGCTACAGCGTCTGACGGCACGCCATATACCACATTAGGTTACACCAACGGCTTAGGTTTTCGTGACCTTGGAACAGAAACCGATTCTGATGAAGGTTACAACTACGATAATGCGGCAGGTCGTGTGGACTTAACCAATGTAGATACCACTACCGCCGGTTATCACCAAGAAGCACTTATTCCACTTGGATCTGAAACACACTCTGGTGAAGATATAGCATTACACGCAACTGGACCAGGAAGTCAATTAGCACAAGGTGTGATAGAACAAAATGTTGTTTTCCACCTAATCAACCAAGCCCTTGGCCTGATAAACGAATAA
- the lpxH gene encoding UDP-2,3-diacylglucosamine diphosphatase, producing the protein MSFTYFIADLHLSADRPDITACLMQFLESDAKEADALYVLGDLFEVWIGDDDVTPFNTAIAEAFKTLSQHVPIYFMHGNRDFAIREGWTNKAGMTLINEPTVIDLYGTPTLITHGDELCTNDVAYQKFRKKSRGWWWPKLMLALPLWYRRRVARNGRAESKENQKHLKPDIMDVTPTEVIKVMEQHNVQRLIHGHTHRPNIHSLTANGKPATRIVLGDWYDQGSTLCVSHSNVMLQHHTFK; encoded by the coding sequence ATGTCATTTACCTACTTCATTGCCGATTTACACCTAAGTGCAGATCGACCTGACATCACAGCGTGCCTAATGCAATTTTTAGAAAGCGATGCAAAGGAAGCCGATGCCTTATATGTGCTGGGCGATTTATTTGAAGTATGGATAGGCGATGATGACGTTACCCCATTTAATACCGCTATTGCAGAGGCATTCAAGACTTTAAGCCAACATGTGCCTATCTATTTCATGCATGGCAATCGCGATTTTGCCATACGCGAAGGCTGGACAAATAAAGCGGGCATGACACTTATCAACGAACCCACCGTTATTGACTTATACGGGACACCCACACTTATCACCCACGGCGACGAGCTTTGCACTAACGATGTGGCCTATCAAAAATTCAGAAAAAAATCTCGCGGTTGGTGGTGGCCAAAGCTAATGCTAGCCTTGCCTTTATGGTACAGACGCCGTGTTGCAAGAAATGGTCGAGCGGAAAGTAAAGAGAATCAAAAGCACCTTAAGCCAGACATTATGGATGTGACACCCACAGAAGTGATTAAGGTTATGGAGCAGCACAATGTTCAACGCTTAATTCATGGACACACACACCGCCCAAACATTCATTCTCTTACCGCGAATGGCAAACCTGCTACCAGAATCGTGTTAGGTGACTGGTATGATCAAGGCAGCACATTGTGTGTGTCACACTCCAATGTTATGTTACAACATCACACTTTTAAGTAG
- a CDS encoding peptidylprolyl isomerase: MVTLKTNFGDITLELFEDKAPKTVENFLAYVKEGFYDDTIFHRVIDGFMIQGGGFTADMDQKDTKDTIENEANNGVANEIGTIAMARTNDPHSATAQFFINVGNNSFLNHTSESVNGWGYCAFGKVTDGMDVVEKIKSVKTGSSGYHQDVPVEPVVIEKAVVA, from the coding sequence ATGGTTACTCTCAAAACAAACTTTGGTGATATCACCCTAGAATTATTTGAAGACAAGGCCCCTAAAACTGTAGAAAACTTTCTAGCTTATGTTAAAGAAGGTTTTTATGATGACACTATTTTTCACCGTGTAATTGACGGTTTCATGATTCAAGGTGGTGGTTTCACTGCAGATATGGATCAGAAAGACACCAAAGATACTATTGAAAATGAAGCAAACAACGGCGTTGCTAACGAAATTGGTACTATTGCGATGGCACGTACTAACGATCCGCATTCAGCAACTGCGCAGTTCTTCATTAACGTGGGTAATAACAGCTTCCTTAACCATACTAGCGAATCAGTGAATGGCTGGGGCTACTGCGCATTCGGTAAAGTTACCGACGGTATGGACGTAGTTGAGAAAATTAAAAGCGTTAAAACCGGTTCAAGCGGTTATCACCAAGATGTACCTGTTGAGCCAGTTGTTATTGAAAAAGCGGTTGTCGCTTAA
- the cysS gene encoding cysteine--tRNA ligase yields the protein MLHLYNTRTRDKAKFVPLQEGKVGLYVCGITVYNLSHMGHARTYLSFDILVRYLRHLGFDVKYVRNITDIDDKIIARANENGETFEALTKRTIGMMHEDFAAINLLEPDVEPTVSGHMDDIIDIIKILMDKGFAYQASNGDVLFDVSKFPEYGKLSKQDLDQLQSGSRVEVALDKNDPLDFVLWKPAKAGEPAWQSPWGEGRPGWHIECSAMNKKHLGAHFDIHGGGSDLTFPHHENEVAQSCCAFDKPYVNVWMHAGMVQVDDEKMSKSLGNFFTLRDVLQEHDAETLRFFLMSAHYRSQLSYSQDNITQAKAALERLYTALRGVTVDESTDLSYGGYLARFEAAMNDDLNVPEAFSVLFDVAREINRNKDNAEEASKLAAVLKGLGAILGMLQSDPDAYLKGGSENDDEAAEIEALIKQRNDARAAKDWAAADAARDALNAKNIVLEDGPAGTTWRRG from the coding sequence ATGCTACACCTTTACAATACCCGTACCCGTGACAAGGCGAAATTCGTGCCGCTTCAAGAAGGGAAAGTGGGCTTGTATGTGTGTGGTATTACCGTGTACAACCTAAGCCATATGGGGCATGCTCGCACTTACCTTAGTTTTGATATCTTAGTTCGATACCTGCGTCATTTGGGTTTTGATGTGAAGTACGTTCGTAATATCACAGATATTGACGACAAAATTATTGCCCGTGCTAATGAAAACGGTGAAACCTTTGAAGCGTTAACTAAGCGCACCATTGGCATGATGCATGAAGACTTTGCGGCTATCAATTTACTTGAGCCAGACGTAGAGCCAACCGTTAGCGGACATATGGATGATATCATCGATATTATTAAGATATTGATGGATAAAGGTTTTGCATATCAGGCCTCAAATGGCGATGTATTATTTGATGTAAGCAAATTCCCTGAATATGGCAAGTTGAGTAAGCAAGACTTAGATCAGCTTCAATCTGGGTCCCGTGTTGAAGTGGCATTGGATAAAAACGACCCGCTAGATTTTGTATTATGGAAGCCCGCTAAAGCCGGTGAGCCTGCATGGCAATCGCCGTGGGGTGAAGGCCGCCCTGGTTGGCATATTGAATGTTCTGCCATGAACAAAAAGCATTTGGGCGCACATTTTGATATTCATGGTGGCGGTTCAGACCTTACTTTTCCGCACCATGAAAATGAAGTGGCACAGTCATGCTGCGCATTTGATAAACCGTACGTAAACGTATGGATGCACGCTGGTATGGTGCAAGTAGACGATGAGAAAATGTCTAAGTCGTTAGGTAACTTTTTTACCCTTCGTGACGTATTGCAAGAGCACGATGCTGAAACCTTGCGCTTCTTCTTAATGTCGGCACATTACCGTAGCCAGTTAAGCTACTCGCAAGATAACATTACCCAAGCAAAAGCGGCATTAGAGCGTTTATACACTGCGCTTCGCGGTGTAACAGTAGATGAATCTACCGACCTTAGCTACGGCGGTTATTTAGCGCGGTTTGAAGCTGCCATGAATGACGATCTAAACGTACCTGAAGCATTTTCAGTATTGTTTGATGTAGCACGTGAAATAAATCGTAATAAAGATAATGCCGAAGAAGCGAGTAAATTAGCTGCGGTGCTTAAAGGTTTAGGTGCTATTTTGGGTATGCTGCAAAGCGACCCAGATGCTTATCTTAAAGGCGGTAGCGAAAACGACGATGAAGCCGCTGAAATAGAAGCGTTGATAAAACAGCGTAACGATGCTCGGGCAGCTAAAGATTGGGCAGCAGCAGACGCTGCGAGAGATGCACTTAACGCTAAGAATATAGTGTTAGAAGATGGGCCTGCGGGTACAACTTGGCGCAGAGGCTAA